The Synechococcus sp. HK05 genomic interval ATCCCCCTGATCCGCTTCGCGATCCTGTTCGCCTTCCTGGCGATCCTGGTGATCGGCGGCCTGCAGGCCTGGAATGGCGCCATCGCCGTGGGCACTTACTCCTTTCTGGTGTTCATCACCCAGCGGCTGCTCTGGCCGCTCACCAGCCTCGGCCGCACCCTCGACGACTACCAGCGCGCCATGGCCTCCAGCCAGCGGGTGCTCGATCTGATCGATACGCCCATCGCCATCCCCAGCGGTGATCGCCCTCTCCCCCTGGGCCGCGTGCAGGGCGCCATCCGCTTCCACCAGGTCAACTTCGCCTACAGCGGCCGCGAGCCCTTACTTCACAACTTCAATCTGGAGGTGCCCGCCGGCAGCACCATCGGCATCGTGGGTGCCACGGGCTCCGGCAAGAGCACGATCGTGAAACTGCTGCTGCGGCTCTATGAGCTCCAAGGCGGCGAGATCCTGCTCGATGGCATCCCGATCCAAGAGCTGCAGCTGGCTGACCTCAGGCGCGCCATCGGCCTGGTGAGTCAGGAGGTGTTCCTGTTTCACGGCACCGTGGCCGAGAACATTGCCTACGGCAGCTTTGCCGCCCCACGCGCCGCGATCGCACGCGCCGCCGATCTCGCTGAGGCCGCCCGTTTCATCGAAGCGCTGCCCCAGGGCTACGACACGGTGGTGGGGGAGCGAGGCCAGCGCCTCTCGGGCGGGCAGCGCCAGCGCATCGCCCTGGCCCGCGCCATCCTCAAGAACCCGCCGGTGCTGATCCTCGATGAAGCCACCGCCGCGGTGGACAACGAAACCGAAGCCGCGATCCAGCGCTCCCTCGATCACATCACCGCCGAGCGCACCACCCTGGTGATTGCCCACCGCCTCTCCACCGTGCGCCACGCCGATCAGATCGTGGTGATGGATCAGGGGCGGATTGTGGAGTGCGGCAGCCACGA includes:
- a CDS encoding ABC transporter ATP-binding protein, encoding MAHHPSPLQRLLGSLRPHRCLVWLAASCSVLNKLFDLAPPVLIGLAVDVVVQQNTSWLAAFGVTTVPAQLGVLAALSFVIWSAESLFEYLYALLWRNLAQTVQHELRLEAYSHLQRLEMGFFEASSSGRLMAILNDDINQLERFLNHGANEILQLITTVLAVGGAMVWLSPMVAGVSFIPIPLILWGSLRFQKQLQPRYREVRERAGDLASRLANNLGGMLTIKSYAAEPWENQRLAEQSQAYRISNAKAIRFSAAFIPLIRFAILFAFLAILVIGGLQAWNGAIAVGTYSFLVFITQRLLWPLTSLGRTLDDYQRAMASSQRVLDLIDTPIAIPSGDRPLPLGRVQGAIRFHQVNFAYSGREPLLHNFNLEVPAGSTIGIVGATGSGKSTIVKLLLRLYELQGGEILLDGIPIQELQLADLRRAIGLVSQEVFLFHGTVAENIAYGSFAAPRAAIARAADLAEAARFIEALPQGYDTVVGERGQRLSGGQRQRIALARAILKNPPVLILDEATAAVDNETEAAIQRSLDHITAERTTLVIAHRLSTVRHADQIVVMDQGRIVECGSHDQLIAAGGAYVNLWRVQAGLRADEALRL